A region from the Salicibibacter cibarius genome encodes:
- a CDS encoding Na(+)/H(+) antiporter subunit F1, with amino-acid sequence MFDAVLLLMLFLLAIAILAGLYRAIKGPSMADRVIALDLISIMMIALIGVVSLYLETEAFLEAILLLGILAFIGAVAFAKYIERGVIIERKRDD; translated from the coding sequence ATGTTTGACGCTGTCCTGCTTTTGATGCTTTTTTTATTGGCGATCGCGATATTGGCGGGGTTATACCGAGCGATAAAAGGACCCTCGATGGCCGATCGTGTCATCGCGCTAGATCTTATCAGCATTATGATGATCGCGTTGATCGGGGTGGTTTCCCTTTATTTGGAGACGGAAGCTTTCTTGGAAGCGATATTGTTGCTCGGAATTCTGGCATTTATCGGGGCAGTAGCCTTTGCGAAGTATATTGAAAGGGGGGTTATCATTGAGCGCAAGCGTGATGATTGA
- a CDS encoding LutC/YkgG family protein: MSRGSIQGREDFLNQIAEKIGRPRSEHVEMPEWQSQPQWDVFADENADQLVERFKAQCENIHTDVVETNVAGLREAVAETIGAYQADSVIMWDDDRLERTGLDDGFRSQMSALGVETTVWDTAKGEENIRVAERAGVGITYSDITLAESGTVVLLNAPEKGRVVNLLPENYIAVIPRSSLVPRMTQATHRIHERVQNGEDIPSQIHFVSGPSNSADIEMSLVVGVHGPVRATYIILEDA; encoded by the coding sequence ATGAGTAGAGGATCGATTCAAGGGAGAGAAGATTTTTTAAATCAAATCGCGGAGAAAATCGGGCGACCGCGGAGTGAACATGTGGAGATGCCCGAGTGGCAGTCGCAACCGCAATGGGATGTTTTTGCAGATGAGAATGCCGACCAACTCGTGGAACGGTTTAAAGCGCAATGCGAAAACATTCATACCGATGTGGTTGAAACAAATGTTGCCGGGCTTCGGGAAGCGGTAGCGGAAACGATCGGGGCGTATCAAGCAGATTCGGTCATCATGTGGGACGATGACAGACTTGAACGCACGGGGCTTGATGATGGGTTTCGATCGCAAATGAGCGCGTTGGGCGTGGAAACGACAGTGTGGGACACGGCGAAGGGAGAGGAGAACATCAGGGTAGCGGAACGCGCCGGCGTCGGCATCACGTATAGCGATATCACTTTGGCCGAATCAGGCACGGTTGTCTTGTTGAATGCGCCTGAGAAGGGCAGGGTTGTGAACCTCTTGCCGGAAAATTATATCGCCGTCATCCCCCGCAGTTCGCTGGTGCCGCGCATGACGCAAGCAACCCACCGCATTCATGAACGCGTGCAAAACGGGGAGGACATCCCTTCGCAGATTCACTTCGTCTCCGGACCATCCAACAGCGCGGATATTGAAATGAGCCTCGTCGTCGGTGTGCACGGACCGGTAAGGGCGACGTATATTATTTTGGAGGATGCGTGA
- a CDS encoding FadR/GntR family transcriptional regulator codes for MNFERIQSKKIYEIVADDIKGRIDNGELQPGDRLDSVERLARQFNVGRSAVREALSALKAIGLVDIKHGEGTFIKSANRLSLKLSVSALLSMRPEEISELLEVRKIVEVGAAGSAAYRREEHQLPVIEEALQQMAVPISDGKLGEEADWQFHLAIARATQNNMLVDLLENIAKKTKQTMLETRRIWLFSEKVSAERLYEQHVCIYEAIKAKDAVLAQQRMREHLESVEQVLFHKEK; via the coding sequence ATGAATTTTGAACGGATTCAATCGAAAAAAATATACGAAATCGTCGCTGATGACATCAAAGGTCGTATTGATAACGGGGAGTTGCAACCGGGGGATCGGTTGGATTCCGTGGAAAGGCTGGCACGCCAATTTAACGTCGGGCGCTCTGCCGTTCGGGAAGCATTGAGCGCCTTGAAGGCGATAGGATTGGTGGACATTAAACACGGGGAAGGGACATTCATCAAATCTGCGAATCGCCTTTCGTTAAAATTGTCGGTATCCGCTTTATTAAGCATGCGCCCGGAAGAAATTAGCGAACTCTTGGAAGTAAGGAAAATCGTAGAAGTTGGCGCTGCCGGGAGCGCGGCTTATCGTCGGGAAGAGCACCAGCTGCCGGTGATCGAAGAGGCCTTGCAACAGATGGCTGTGCCGATTAGTGACGGGAAGCTCGGTGAAGAAGCCGATTGGCAATTTCACCTCGCGATCGCGCGAGCCACGCAAAATAACATGCTTGTCGATCTCTTGGAAAACATTGCTAAGAAAACGAAGCAGACGATGCTTGAGACGAGACGCATTTGGCTTTTTTCCGAAAAAGTCAGCGCGGAGCGTCTATACGAGCAACATGTATGTATCTATGAAGCGATAAAAGCAAAAGACGCCGTGCTTGCACAGCAGCGCATGCGTGAACATTTGGAAAGCGTGGAACAAGTTTTATTTCACAAGGAGAAATAA
- a CDS encoding Na+/H+ antiporter subunit D: MNNLVILPLLIPLLTGVLLIFFRKQIRVQRYVTTVSLLLLTVVTIALIHQVSVEGTQTLNLGGWEPPYGIVLVADMFALLLVLATVIVTFCCVLYGFRTVGEEREKHYLYTFIHFMIVGIMGSFLTGDLFNLFVFFEVMLLSSYILISLGGEKGQLRESLKYVVINIVSSMLFLVAIGYLYAITGTLNFADLSVRIAETGQDGLITTVAIFLLLVFAIKAALLMFFWLPGAYVVPPMAISAMFAALLTKVGIYAIFRTFTLIFYHEAVITHELIGWLGVATMILGGIGAVAYWDLRRILAYNVIIAVGFIMIGLAVFTEVALAGSIYYLIHDMIVKALLFLLGGVMIGLTGTNQLREMSGMIRNHALLGWMFFLAAFALAGVPPLSGFIGKLLTLQGAIDEGFYVMAAVGLITSLMVLYSVMKIFMNGFWGENQLSVEDEKMSTKGLLFPCAILAILSVGLGVGVEWVNVYVLQAAEVLNNPQAYIDAVLQN; encoded by the coding sequence ATGAATAATTTAGTTATTTTACCTTTGCTCATTCCGTTGTTAACGGGTGTGCTACTGATCTTTTTCCGAAAACAAATACGTGTGCAACGCTATGTGACAACCGTGTCTTTATTGTTGTTAACGGTCGTAACAATTGCGCTTATTCACCAAGTTTCGGTGGAAGGTACACAAACGTTGAATTTGGGCGGATGGGAACCGCCTTATGGCATTGTGCTCGTTGCTGATATGTTTGCGTTATTACTCGTACTGGCAACGGTGATCGTCACCTTTTGCTGTGTGCTTTATGGCTTTCGAACGGTCGGGGAAGAAAGAGAAAAGCATTATCTTTACACGTTTATTCATTTTATGATCGTCGGCATCATGGGGTCATTTTTAACCGGTGATCTTTTTAACCTATTCGTATTTTTTGAGGTTATGTTGCTTTCTTCTTACATACTCATTTCCCTCGGGGGGGAGAAAGGCCAACTGCGGGAGTCTTTGAAGTATGTGGTTATCAATATTGTCTCGTCCATGCTTTTTCTGGTGGCGATCGGATATCTGTACGCCATTACCGGTACGTTGAACTTTGCCGATTTGTCGGTGAGAATTGCGGAGACAGGACAAGATGGGTTAATTACAACGGTGGCTATCTTTCTTTTGCTCGTGTTTGCCATCAAGGCAGCCCTGCTTATGTTTTTTTGGCTCCCGGGCGCTTATGTTGTTCCGCCTATGGCCATTTCTGCCATGTTCGCGGCATTGTTGACAAAGGTCGGCATTTATGCCATTTTCCGGACATTTACGCTCATTTTTTATCACGAAGCGGTCATCACGCATGAGTTGATTGGTTGGTTAGGGGTCGCAACGATGATACTCGGCGGCATCGGTGCCGTAGCATACTGGGATCTCCGGCGAATTCTGGCTTACAATGTCATTATCGCCGTTGGGTTTATTATGATCGGACTTGCTGTTTTTACGGAAGTCGCGCTGGCCGGTTCCATTTACTATCTGATTCATGACATGATCGTTAAAGCGTTGTTGTTTTTACTTGGCGGGGTTATGATCGGGTTGACCGGTACCAACCAACTGCGTGAGATGAGCGGTATGATTCGCAATCACGCGTTACTGGGGTGGATGTTTTTCCTCGCTGCATTTGCGTTAGCAGGCGTCCCGCCGCTCAGTGGATTTATCGGCAAGCTGTTGACGTTGCAAGGGGCGATTGACGAAGGCTTCTATGTGATGGCTGCGGTCGGTTTGATCACAAGCCTTATGGTGCTTTATTCAGTCATGAAAATATTTATGAACGGCTTTTGGGGAGAAAACCAATTGTCCGTTGAAGATGAGAAAATGTCCACAAAAGGTTTGTTGTTCCCGTGTGCAATATTGGCGATTCTGAGTGTCGGTCTTGGGGTCGGTGTTGAATGGGTTAATGTGTATGTGTTACAGGCAGCGGAAGTTTTGAACAATCCGCAAGCATACATCGACGCTGTATTGCAAAATTGA
- a CDS encoding Na(+)/H(+) antiporter subunit C: protein MEILMSVLAGILFTAGTYLVLAKSLIRIVLGTAIIGHGALLLLLTMGGIKTGAPPLLGLESTAYTDPLPQALILTAIVINFGTLGFFLVLSYRSYQELGTDDMEELRGTEDE, encoded by the coding sequence ATGGAGATTTTAATGTCTGTCCTTGCCGGGATTTTGTTTACCGCAGGCACTTACCTGGTACTGGCCAAAAGTTTAATACGTATCGTTTTAGGGACGGCAATTATAGGTCACGGTGCCTTGCTTTTGCTGCTCACGATGGGCGGGATTAAAACCGGTGCGCCGCCGTTACTGGGGTTGGAGAGCACTGCTTATACCGATCCGCTGCCACAAGCGTTGATTTTAACCGCCATCGTCATCAATTTTGGGACGCTGGGATTTTTCCTCGTACTCTCGTATCGTTCTTATCAAGAGTTGGGGACAGATGATATGGAGGAATTAAGGGGCACTGAAGATGAATAA
- a CDS encoding Na+/H+ antiporter subunit G: MSASVMIEVIVAILLIVGVVMILISAFGLVRLPDVYTRSHGATKSATLGVLCTLTGVFIHFGLIEGFFSVRLLLGIVFVFLTAPVVGHVCCRAAYRSGVPLYEESAQDDLEEVLGNVEERQRQREEQMNIRRPKKENVSE, translated from the coding sequence TTGAGCGCAAGCGTGATGATTGAAGTCATCGTTGCCATTTTATTGATCGTTGGCGTTGTCATGATTCTCATTAGCGCTTTTGGGCTCGTTCGCCTCCCTGATGTGTATACACGTTCACATGGGGCGACGAAAAGCGCAACCCTCGGTGTGCTATGTACGTTAACCGGGGTTTTTATACACTTCGGTTTGATCGAAGGTTTTTTTAGCGTCCGTTTGCTCTTGGGGATTGTATTCGTGTTTTTGACTGCTCCCGTTGTCGGCCATGTCTGTTGCCGAGCGGCATATCGTTCCGGTGTGCCGCTCTATGAGGAAAGTGCACAAGATGATCTGGAGGAAGTGTTAGGAAACGTTGAAGAACGGCAAAGGCAAAGAGAAGAACAAATGAACATTAGGCGCCCAAAGAAGGAAAACGTTTCCGAATGA
- a CDS encoding LutB/LldF family L-lactate oxidation iron-sulfur protein, producing the protein MPLRVGEKDFQTRVNNGLDDAFMRGTVRSAQEQLRTRKQASSEELGDWEAWRTLGEEIRTHTLEHLDYYLEQLSDKVAERGGHVYFAKTAEEGNAYVRDVARQKEAKKIVKSKSMVTEEMSLNDALEDDGLEIVETDLGEYILQVDDHDPPSHIVAPSLHKNRSQIKDVFADKKGYGDSDDANDITRFVRGELREEFLDADIGITGCNFAVAESGSISLVTNEGNADLVTALPKTQISVMSMERIVPTWEELDVMVSLLCRSAVGQKLTSYITALTGPKGEGEIDGPEDFHLVIVDNGRSDILGTQFQSALHCIRCAACVNVCPVYRHVGGHAYGSIYNGPIGAVLTPLLDGYEDNKELPYASSLCAACTEACPVKIPLHEHLIAHRQIITEKEKLGPMPEKWAMKMFGTGVSAPKLYRLASKQAHRVMRPWTKGSSISNGPGPLKAWTRFRDLPAPAGERFRDWFAKRRRSSSDE; encoded by the coding sequence ATGCCGCTGCGAGTGGGGGAAAAAGATTTTCAAACACGCGTTAACAATGGCTTGGACGATGCCTTTATGCGCGGCACCGTCCGCTCGGCCCAAGAACAATTGCGAACTAGAAAACAAGCGTCCTCGGAAGAACTGGGCGACTGGGAAGCGTGGCGCACGCTCGGGGAAGAAATCCGCACCCATACGCTCGAACACCTCGACTATTATCTGGAGCAGTTAAGCGATAAGGTGGCGGAGCGGGGCGGTCATGTTTATTTTGCCAAAACCGCTGAAGAAGGGAACGCTTACGTGCGTGACGTCGCTCGTCAAAAAGAAGCGAAAAAAATCGTAAAGTCGAAATCGATGGTCACTGAAGAAATGTCGTTAAATGACGCTCTCGAGGACGATGGGCTAGAGATTGTGGAGACGGATTTGGGGGAGTACATTTTGCAAGTGGATGACCATGACCCGCCTTCCCATATTGTTGCTCCTTCCCTGCACAAAAACCGCTCACAAATTAAAGACGTCTTTGCTGATAAAAAGGGTTATGGAGACAGCGACGATGCGAACGATATTACCCGCTTCGTCCGAGGTGAATTGCGCGAGGAATTTTTGGATGCGGACATTGGCATCACGGGCTGTAATTTTGCCGTCGCCGAATCCGGATCGATTTCACTCGTTACCAATGAAGGGAACGCCGATTTGGTTACAGCTTTGCCGAAAACCCAAATCTCGGTGATGAGCATGGAACGGATCGTTCCTACGTGGGAAGAGCTGGATGTCATGGTGAGTCTGCTTTGTCGTTCTGCCGTTGGCCAGAAGCTAACGTCCTATATTACCGCTTTAACGGGACCAAAAGGCGAGGGGGAGATCGATGGTCCGGAAGACTTCCATCTCGTGATTGTTGATAACGGCCGCTCCGATATCCTCGGGACGCAATTTCAGTCGGCTCTTCACTGTATCCGATGTGCCGCCTGTGTGAACGTATGCCCGGTATACCGCCACGTCGGTGGCCATGCTTACGGTTCCATCTATAATGGCCCGATCGGCGCGGTGTTGACGCCGCTTCTCGATGGTTACGAGGATAACAAGGAGCTTCCTTACGCCTCTTCTCTCTGCGCCGCCTGTACAGAAGCATGTCCGGTAAAAATTCCCTTGCATGAGCACTTAATCGCTCATCGCCAAATTATTACGGAAAAAGAAAAACTCGGTCCCATGCCGGAAAAATGGGCGATGAAAATGTTCGGCACGGGGGTGTCTGCGCCGAAACTTTACCGACTGGCGTCTAAACAAGCGCATCGTGTCATGCGGCCGTGGACGAAAGGCTCGAGTATTTCGAATGGGCCGGGACCATTGAAAGCATGGACACGTTTTCGCGATTTACCGGCGCCTGCCGGGGAACGTTTTCGTGATTGGTTTGCGAAGCGAAGGAGGTCATCGTCCGATGAGTAG
- a CDS encoding (Fe-S)-binding protein, translated as MKVSLFITCLGDMFYPNAGKATVELLEKFGCMVDFPESQTCCGQPAFNSGYHSDAQKAAKQTIEAFENSSYVVTPSGSCAAMLHEYSHLLEGEPEWQSEAEALSAKSYELTQFLVDVLQVENTGASFHAKATYHTSCHMSRLLRETRAPQTLLSHVSGLEMVDLPHKHDCCGFGGTFAVKMPDISKEMVDEKVSCVQATEADILIGADPGCLMNIGGRMSREESPVKIMHIAEILNHTEER; from the coding sequence GTGAAGGTATCACTTTTTATTACGTGTTTAGGCGATATGTTCTATCCAAATGCCGGAAAGGCAACGGTTGAATTGCTGGAAAAATTCGGTTGCATGGTGGATTTTCCGGAGTCGCAGACGTGTTGCGGGCAGCCGGCTTTTAACAGCGGGTATCACAGCGATGCACAAAAAGCCGCGAAGCAGACGATTGAAGCATTTGAAAATTCTTCCTATGTTGTAACACCGTCCGGGTCATGCGCGGCCATGCTGCATGAATATAGCCATTTATTGGAAGGGGAGCCTGAGTGGCAATCAGAAGCAGAGGCGTTGAGCGCGAAAAGTTATGAGTTGACACAATTTCTCGTTGATGTGCTTCAAGTCGAGAACACCGGTGCTTCCTTTCATGCCAAAGCGACGTATCATACGTCTTGTCATATGTCGCGCCTACTCAGGGAGACGCGTGCGCCGCAAACATTACTTAGCCACGTGAGCGGTTTGGAAATGGTGGACTTGCCCCATAAGCACGATTGTTGTGGATTTGGAGGCACATTTGCCGTTAAAATGCCGGATATTTCAAAAGAGATGGTCGATGAGAAGGTGAGCTGTGTTCAAGCTACCGAAGCCGATATTCTCATCGGTGCTGATCCCGGTTGCCTGATGAACATCGGCGGACGGATGAGTCGCGAAGAGAGCCCCGTCAAAATCATGCATATAGCCGAAATTCTAAATCATACGGAAGAGAGGTGA
- a CDS encoding Na+/H+ antiporter subunit A, whose amino-acid sequence MSWLHIFILLPLLVAVIIPILYKKIARIHTGWFVLVVPLAIFVYLLTFLPMIAGGETAMYTFPWIPSFNIDMSFYVDGLGLVFGLIISGIGTLVVLYSIYYLDKGREALHNFYVYLMIFMTAMLGVVFSDNLIVLYLFWELTSISSFLLIAYWYARRQSRYGAQKAMLITIFGGFSMLAAIIMLGIMGDTFSIRELISQSDQLVQHPLFIPAMVLLLIGAFTKSAQFPFHIWLPDAMEAPTPISAYLHSATMVKAGIYVVARFTPLFGGTMEWFWIVTGVGLLTLFWGSLLAVKQRDLKALLAFSTVSQLGLIMSLLGMGSAALYYGGGELAHLHSMAVLAAVFHLVNHATFKGSLFMVVGIVDHETGTRDIRKLGGLMSIMPISFTLALIGSLSMAGLPPFNGFLSKELFFTGTLNAASLDIFRMETYGFLIPIVAWVASVFTFIYSIILVFKTFFGNYQPERLEKEAHEAPWGMLLPPAILALFVVVIFFVPNVLGEYILEPMMASVLPALVGQFDFHIEAWHGFEPELFMTIALVVLGIVLYLTLRRWIGLYNRMPRALSITNAYNSGLKGMESISRKITDAHMTGFSRDYLRYIFLIFIMIVGASLFMLDGISFDAGTVAHINMFEVILSLVLVGATAMVVFTRSRLAAVICVGVLGYIVALFFVVLRAPDLALTQLAIETVTVALFLVCFYHLPRLRQKEEGDGFNVINMLIASAVGILVTLVALAANGHRLFPSISDYYLDAYELAGAANMVNAILADFRALDTLLEIFVLCIAGLGVFALIKVKMARREKNENQ is encoded by the coding sequence TTGTCCTGGTTACATATCTTCATTTTGTTACCTTTGCTCGTTGCCGTTATTATTCCGATTTTGTATAAAAAAATTGCAAGGATACATACCGGCTGGTTCGTATTGGTCGTTCCGCTGGCGATTTTCGTTTATTTGCTTACGTTCCTCCCTATGATTGCAGGCGGGGAAACGGCGATGTATACATTCCCGTGGATCCCCAGTTTTAATATTGACATGAGTTTTTATGTCGATGGCCTTGGACTCGTTTTCGGTTTGATCATCTCGGGGATCGGAACGCTCGTCGTCCTTTATTCCATTTATTATTTGGACAAAGGCCGCGAAGCGCTCCATAATTTTTATGTTTATCTCATGATATTCATGACAGCCATGCTTGGGGTTGTGTTTTCGGATAACCTCATTGTCCTTTATCTTTTTTGGGAATTGACGAGTATTTCCTCTTTCTTATTGATTGCTTATTGGTACGCGAGGCGACAATCGCGTTATGGCGCACAAAAAGCAATGCTCATTACGATTTTTGGCGGCTTTTCCATGCTGGCGGCGATCATTATGCTTGGCATAATGGGCGATACGTTCAGCATCCGTGAATTGATTTCCCAAAGTGACCAACTTGTGCAGCACCCGCTGTTTATTCCTGCGATGGTCTTGCTGTTGATTGGGGCTTTTACAAAGTCGGCGCAATTTCCGTTCCATATATGGTTGCCGGATGCCATGGAAGCCCCGACGCCGATCAGTGCCTATTTGCACTCGGCAACAATGGTAAAGGCGGGTATTTATGTTGTCGCCCGATTCACGCCGCTTTTCGGGGGTACGATGGAGTGGTTTTGGATCGTGACGGGCGTCGGGCTCCTCACACTTTTCTGGGGGTCTTTGTTGGCAGTGAAACAGCGGGATTTAAAAGCATTATTGGCTTTTTCTACGGTCAGCCAACTCGGACTTATTATGTCCCTTTTGGGTATGGGGTCAGCGGCGCTTTATTACGGCGGAGGCGAACTGGCGCACCTTCATTCCATGGCGGTCCTTGCCGCTGTTTTCCATCTGGTCAATCATGCCACTTTTAAAGGTAGTTTATTTATGGTCGTCGGTATCGTCGACCATGAAACGGGGACGCGTGACATTCGCAAACTCGGCGGTCTCATGTCAATCATGCCGATATCATTTACCCTTGCGTTGATCGGAAGTTTATCGATGGCAGGCTTGCCTCCGTTTAACGGTTTCCTCAGTAAAGAGCTTTTCTTTACAGGAACGTTAAATGCAGCGAGTCTTGACATCTTTAGAATGGAGACGTATGGATTTTTAATTCCGATTGTTGCTTGGGTCGCCAGTGTGTTTACGTTCATTTACAGCATTATTCTTGTATTTAAAACGTTCTTCGGCAACTATCAACCGGAGCGTCTGGAAAAAGAGGCGCACGAAGCGCCATGGGGGATGTTGCTTCCGCCGGCAATTTTAGCGCTGTTCGTCGTTGTGATCTTTTTTGTTCCAAACGTACTCGGCGAATATATTTTGGAACCGATGATGGCGTCGGTCTTGCCGGCATTGGTCGGGCAATTTGATTTTCATATTGAAGCATGGCATGGTTTTGAGCCGGAACTGTTTATGACGATTGCCCTCGTTGTTCTCGGTATCGTCTTGTATTTGACGTTAAGAAGGTGGATAGGGTTGTACAACCGTATGCCGAGAGCACTGTCGATTACGAATGCGTACAATTCGGGACTTAAAGGGATGGAGAGCATTTCAAGAAAAATCACGGATGCGCACATGACCGGGTTTAGCCGCGATTATCTTCGTTATATTTTCTTGATTTTTATCATGATCGTCGGTGCAAGCTTATTCATGTTGGATGGTATCTCCTTTGATGCGGGTACTGTCGCGCATATTAATATGTTTGAAGTCATTCTTTCCCTCGTGTTGGTAGGGGCCACGGCGATGGTTGTCTTCACGCGCTCACGATTGGCGGCAGTGATCTGTGTGGGCGTCTTAGGCTATATCGTCGCTTTATTCTTTGTTGTGTTGCGGGCACCGGACTTGGCGTTGACACAGCTCGCGATTGAAACGGTTACCGTCGCGTTGTTTTTGGTGTGCTTTTATCATCTTCCGCGATTGCGACAAAAGGAAGAAGGAGATGGCTTCAATGTAATCAATATGTTGATTGCGAGTGCTGTTGGGATCCTTGTAACGTTGGTGGCGTTAGCAGCGAACGGTCACCGCCTCTTTCCGTCGATTTCCGATTACTACTTGGATGCTTACGAACTGGCCGGTGCAGCAAACATGGTCAATGCGATTTTAGCGGATTTTCGCGCGCTAGATACATTGCTTGAAATCTTTGTGCTTTGTATTGCGGGTCTAGGGGTTTTCGCGCTAATAAAAGTAAAGATGGCAAGGAGGGAAAAGAATGAAAACCAATGA
- a CDS encoding Na(+)/H(+) antiporter subunit B, translated as MKTNDVILQTITSISAFIILAFGAYLFFAGHHDPGGGFIGGLVLASALVLLYLAFDMETVQQGIRIDYKILTGIGVGLSTLTGVGAMLLGFPFLTHTFEYVDFPFFGEIELATSVLFEVGVSLAVVGATMTIILSISEDA; from the coding sequence ATGAAAACCAATGATGTGATCTTACAAACGATCACTAGTATTTCGGCGTTTATCATTCTTGCATTTGGCGCCTATTTGTTCTTTGCCGGCCACCATGATCCTGGAGGCGGGTTTATCGGTGGATTAGTCCTTGCTTCCGCGCTCGTGCTTTTGTATTTGGCATTTGACATGGAAACGGTCCAACAAGGCATCCGTATCGATTATAAAATTTTAACGGGGATAGGCGTTGGTCTCTCCACATTGACGGGAGTCGGGGCCATGCTCCTCGGTTTTCCGTTTCTCACCCATACGTTTGAATATGTGGATTTCCCCTTTTTCGGCGAAATCGAACTGGCGACTTCCGTATTGTTTGAAGTGGGTGTATCGCTTGCCGTTGTAGGGGCTACGATGACGATTATTCTAAGTATTAGCGAGGATGCATAA
- a CDS encoding Na+/H+ antiporter subunit E — MPFQILINLIIAFLWVTLQDDWSLPTFTLGYLLGLAILFLMRRFFNEKFYLHRIWALIVLFLIFMWELIHSTIVVTGQILRPKLNITPGIFKLETELESNWEITTLALLFMLTPGSVVVEVSPDRRTFYMHAMDIPISSDMVIASHTRFERAIMEVTR, encoded by the coding sequence ATGCCTTTTCAAATATTGATCAACTTAATCATTGCCTTTTTATGGGTAACGTTACAAGATGACTGGAGTCTCCCTACGTTCACGTTAGGGTATTTACTCGGGCTTGCAATCTTGTTTTTGATGCGGCGTTTCTTCAATGAAAAGTTTTATTTACACAGAATCTGGGCGCTTATCGTGTTGTTTTTAATATTCATGTGGGAGTTGATTCATTCGACCATTGTCGTTACCGGACAAATTTTGCGACCGAAATTAAATATTACACCCGGGATTTTCAAGCTGGAAACAGAGCTGGAAAGCAATTGGGAAATTACGACACTCGCTTTGCTTTTTATGCTCACCCCGGGATCGGTTGTTGTAGAAGTTTCCCCGGATCGGCGAACGTTTTATATGCACGCGATGGACATCCCCATCTCCAGTGATATGGTAATCGCGTCACACACGCGATTTGAAAGAGCAATTATGGAGGTGACGCGCTAA